In Massilia forsythiae, one DNA window encodes the following:
- a CDS encoding HD domain-containing protein — MMDRTTRWQQTWQQLGMPLPPQDVFEALLAGYREPRRHYHTLQHLDECFANFDRLVDEGPHPGEIALALWYHDAVYDAQRNDNEARSSEMARDCLRAAGAGAAVIDRVDALIMSTRHHVPEGDPDRAVLIDVDLAILGSTPERFAEYERQIRAEYAHVPDALYREKRREVLEGYLGRSRIFATQRFHDAYEEKARENLRASLRASTIPQQAA; from the coding sequence ATGATGGATCGAACGACACGTTGGCAGCAGACCTGGCAGCAGCTCGGCATGCCGCTGCCTCCCCAGGACGTATTCGAGGCGCTGCTGGCCGGCTACCGCGAACCGCGCCGCCACTACCACACGCTGCAGCACCTGGACGAATGCTTCGCCAATTTCGACCGCCTCGTCGACGAAGGGCCGCACCCGGGCGAGATCGCACTGGCGCTGTGGTACCACGACGCCGTCTACGACGCCCAGCGCAACGACAACGAGGCGCGCAGCAGCGAGATGGCCCGCGACTGCCTGCGCGCGGCCGGCGCCGGCGCAGCGGTGATCGACCGGGTCGATGCCCTGATCATGTCCACGCGCCACCATGTGCCGGAAGGGGATCCCGACCGCGCGGTGCTGATCGACGTCGACCTGGCCATCCTGGGCTCTACGCCCGAGCGCTTCGCCGAATACGAACGCCAGATCCGCGCCGAATATGCGCACGTGCCGGACGCGCTGTACCGCGAAAAGCGGCGCGAGGTGCTGGAGGGCTACCTGGGGCGCAGCCGCATCTTCGCGACGCAGCGCTTCCACGATGCCTACGAAGAGAAGGCCAGGGAGAATTTGCGGGCGAGCCTGCGCGCTTCCACGATCCCGCAGCAGGCAGCCTGA
- the cphA gene encoding cyanophycin synthetase: MRILEQRFLRGPNIHADTPCLLSVLDLEDLYGVSTRELPQFTEALLDLLPLLADYLVPTGQPGGFAQRLREGTYLARVVEHVTLGLQCLAGAPASFGRTRPVAGVPGQYRVVCAYGLEKVAQPAFALAVEIVDALAHGRPFELAPRLDELRELAEHYAIGTSTAAVLAAARERGIPVQRITEDANLFQLGWGNRQKRIQATVTGETSNIAVRIASDKGLTKQLLAEAGVPVPQGETVTGIEDALRVAHRLDAPVTVKPLDANQGKGVTVNCRSDDEIEQAYAFARKHGRRIIVERHIDGVDYRVLVAGGRVAAASCRRPAHVVGDGEKTIRELVEIENRNPARGEGHSGILTRIALDAHAEDMLRKQDLLPDAVPPAGVVVYLRGNANLSTGGTAEDVTELLPESTRELCVRAAAKIGLDVAGIDIVCRDIALPLDQQGGAVIEVNAAPGIRMHQYPSNGQPRDAGDAIVDGLMGDSDGRIPVVAVTGTNGKTTTTLLIAHAVRLAGRVTGVTTTHGVFIDGKPVTKGDCTGYWSARTVLASPDVDFAILETARGGILKRGLAFDRCDVGVVLNVAADHLGLDGIDTVEDLAQVKAVVPMAATRAVVLNAEDPLCVAMARRVRPDVEIVYFSMEADDPVLLRHLEDGGRAAYVQDNAIVVADGTYHQQLLRVESMPISMGGRARYNIANGLAAAAALMASGFGNLQIATGLSTFVSDGRNNPLRTNVFDVRGVTVIVDYAHNPAAYGALAEMARALLPGQLVGIVTAPGDRRDVDLREVGRVCAERFDELVVYESASRGRKPGEAVDLILRGAEEAVGLSDTLHRELEVGKAIRLGLSLCRRGDVLVFACGTSLKVFVEAVREMDPESAEKIAAQVG; this comes from the coding sequence GTGCGCATTCTCGAACAACGCTTCCTGCGTGGCCCCAACATCCACGCCGACACCCCCTGCCTGCTGTCCGTGCTCGACCTGGAGGACCTGTACGGGGTCTCGACCCGGGAACTTCCGCAGTTCACCGAAGCGCTGCTCGATTTGTTGCCGCTGCTGGCCGACTACCTGGTGCCGACCGGCCAGCCGGGCGGCTTCGCCCAGCGCCTGCGCGAAGGCACCTACCTGGCGCGCGTGGTCGAGCATGTGACGCTCGGCCTGCAATGCCTGGCCGGGGCGCCGGCCTCGTTCGGCCGCACCCGTCCGGTGGCGGGTGTGCCCGGCCAGTACCGCGTGGTGTGCGCCTACGGGCTGGAAAAGGTGGCGCAGCCGGCGTTCGCGCTGGCGGTCGAGATCGTCGACGCGCTGGCGCACGGCCGCCCGTTCGAACTGGCGCCGCGCCTGGACGAGCTGCGCGAGCTGGCCGAGCACTACGCGATCGGCACCAGCACGGCGGCGGTGCTGGCGGCGGCCCGGGAGCGCGGCATTCCGGTGCAGCGCATCACCGAGGACGCCAACCTGTTCCAGCTCGGCTGGGGCAACCGGCAGAAGCGCATCCAGGCCACCGTTACCGGCGAGACCAGCAACATCGCGGTGCGCATCGCCAGCGACAAGGGGCTGACCAAGCAATTGCTGGCGGAAGCGGGCGTGCCGGTGCCGCAGGGGGAGACCGTCACCGGCATCGAGGATGCGCTGCGCGTGGCGCATCGGCTGGACGCGCCGGTGACCGTCAAGCCGCTGGACGCCAACCAGGGCAAGGGCGTGACCGTGAACTGCCGCAGCGACGACGAGATCGAGCAGGCCTACGCGTTTGCGCGCAAGCACGGCCGCCGCATCATCGTCGAGCGCCACATCGACGGCGTCGACTACCGCGTGCTGGTGGCCGGCGGCCGCGTGGCCGCGGCCTCGTGCCGGCGTCCGGCCCACGTGGTCGGCGACGGTGAGAAAACCATCCGCGAACTGGTGGAAATCGAGAACCGCAACCCGGCGCGCGGCGAGGGCCACAGCGGCATCCTGACCCGGATCGCGCTCGACGCGCATGCCGAGGACATGCTGCGCAAGCAGGACTTGCTGCCGGACGCGGTGCCGCCGGCGGGCGTCGTCGTCTACCTGCGCGGCAACGCCAACCTGTCGACCGGCGGCACCGCCGAGGACGTGACGGAACTGCTGCCGGAATCGACGCGTGAACTGTGCGTGCGCGCCGCCGCCAAGATCGGCCTGGACGTGGCCGGCATCGACATCGTCTGCCGCGACATCGCGCTGCCGCTGGACCAGCAGGGCGGGGCGGTGATCGAGGTGAACGCCGCGCCCGGCATCCGCATGCACCAGTACCCGAGCAACGGCCAGCCGCGCGACGCCGGCGACGCCATCGTCGACGGCCTGATGGGCGATTCCGACGGCCGCATCCCGGTCGTCGCCGTCACCGGCACCAACGGCAAGACCACCACCACGCTGCTGATCGCGCACGCGGTGCGCCTGGCCGGTCGCGTTACCGGCGTCACCACCACCCACGGCGTGTTCATCGACGGCAAGCCGGTGACCAAGGGCGACTGCACCGGCTACTGGTCGGCGCGCACCGTGCTGGCCTCGCCCGACGTCGACTTCGCGATCCTGGAAACGGCGCGCGGCGGCATCCTCAAGCGCGGCCTGGCGTTCGACCGCTGCGACGTCGGCGTGGTGCTGAACGTGGCGGCCGACCATCTGGGCCTGGACGGCATCGACACCGTGGAAGACCTGGCGCAGGTAAAGGCCGTGGTGCCGATGGCGGCCACGCGCGCGGTGGTGCTGAACGCCGAGGACCCGCTGTGCGTGGCGATGGCGCGGCGCGTGCGCCCGGACGTGGAAATCGTCTACTTCTCGATGGAGGCGGACGACCCCGTGCTGCTGCGCCACCTGGAAGACGGCGGCCGCGCCGCCTACGTGCAGGACAATGCCATCGTGGTGGCAGACGGCACCTACCACCAGCAGCTGCTGCGCGTGGAAAGCATGCCGATCTCGATGGGCGGGCGCGCGCGCTACAACATCGCCAACGGCTTGGCCGCCGCGGCGGCGCTGATGGCGTCCGGCTTCGGCAACCTGCAGATCGCCACCGGCCTGTCCACTTTTGTGAGCGACGGCAGGAACAACCCGCTGCGCACCAACGTTTTCGACGTGCGCGGCGTGACCGTGATCGTCGACTACGCCCATAACCCGGCCGCCTACGGTGCGCTGGCCGAGATGGCGCGCGCGCTGCTGCCCGGCCAGCTGGTCGGCATCGTCACCGCGCCGGGCGACCGCCGCGACGTCGACCTGCGCGAGGTCGGCCGCGTGTGCGCCGAGCGCTTCGACGAGCTGGTGGTGTACGAATCGGCCAGCCGCGGGCGCAAGCCGGGCGAGGCGGTCGACCTGATCCTGCGCGGCGCGGAAGAGGCGGTCGGGCTGTCGGACACGTTGCACCGCGAGCTGGAAGTGGGCAAGGCGATCCGCCTGGGGCTGTCGCTGTGCCGGCGCGGGGACGTGCTGGTGTTCGCGTGCGGGACGTCGCTGAAGGTGTTCGTGGAGGCGGTGCGCGAGATGGATCCGGAGAGCGCGGAAAAGATCGCGGCGCAGGTGGGGTGA
- a CDS encoding iron-containing redox enzyme family protein, with amino-acid sequence MTPSLVVDSPERLAAATPVAPVTSAKALYFALLDNPESVSAGARAFLRAQIEAARAEPEELPEEPSQLVGWVQGRSEAVGLSYREYLAARKNGAARRYFTTKSHALAFLKGVAPTKLVDGAWLYGVLSRWENPDFHPLIKTYLEELGDGVPDKNHVTLYRRLLAAHGCDQWDNLSEDHFVQGAIQLALAYHADEFLPEVVGFNLGYEQLPLHLLISSYELNELGIDPYYFTLHITVDNAGSGHAFKAVQAVRNLMAQSSDPAAFYRRVLDGYRMNELGAGTTSVIAGFDLEAELTEIFTSKAVVGKNMHSDYCRVAGRSINEWLADPAQMPAFLGALEQAGWIKRGEDAENSRFWRLIQGERAEMFGVFSPYEQQVLRDWIQSTRDAGASSRTGRVLSHRARQRALDTLNQHTGRSGYPERGLIRRRSANGEAGGDGELRRLEQDVADAAGKGEAMTMLARRMSPSVHHTAIGLMATRMYSRLLDA; translated from the coding sequence ATGACTCCAAGCCTTGTCGTCGATAGCCCGGAACGTCTCGCCGCAGCCACGCCGGTTGCGCCCGTTACTTCCGCGAAAGCACTGTATTTTGCGCTGTTGGACAATCCGGAAAGCGTGTCCGCAGGGGCGCGTGCATTCCTGCGCGCCCAGATCGAAGCGGCGCGCGCCGAACCGGAAGAGCTGCCGGAGGAACCCTCCCAACTGGTGGGATGGGTGCAGGGCCGCTCGGAAGCGGTGGGGCTGTCCTACCGCGAATACCTGGCCGCGCGCAAGAACGGTGCGGCGCGCCGCTATTTCACCACCAAGTCGCATGCGCTCGCCTTCTTGAAAGGCGTGGCGCCCACCAAGCTGGTCGACGGCGCCTGGCTGTACGGCGTGCTGTCGCGCTGGGAAAACCCGGATTTCCATCCGCTGATCAAGACCTACCTCGAAGAGCTGGGCGACGGCGTGCCCGACAAGAACCACGTCACGCTGTACCGCCGCCTGCTGGCCGCGCATGGCTGCGACCAGTGGGACAACCTGTCGGAAGACCATTTCGTGCAGGGCGCGATCCAGCTGGCGCTGGCCTACCATGCCGACGAGTTCCTGCCGGAAGTGGTCGGCTTCAACCTCGGCTACGAACAACTGCCGCTGCACCTGCTGATCTCTTCCTACGAGCTGAACGAACTCGGCATCGACCCGTACTACTTCACGCTGCACATCACCGTCGACAATGCCGGCAGCGGCCACGCCTTCAAGGCGGTGCAGGCGGTGCGCAACCTGATGGCGCAGTCGAGCGACCCGGCCGCCTTCTACCGGCGCGTGCTGGACGGCTACCGCATGAACGAGCTGGGCGCCGGCACCACGTCGGTCATCGCCGGGTTCGACCTGGAAGCCGAACTCACCGAGATCTTCACGAGCAAGGCGGTGGTCGGCAAGAACATGCACTCGGATTACTGCCGCGTGGCCGGCCGTTCGATCAACGAGTGGCTGGCGGACCCGGCCCAGATGCCCGCCTTCCTGGGCGCACTGGAGCAGGCCGGCTGGATCAAGCGTGGCGAAGACGCCGAGAACAGCCGCTTCTGGCGCCTGATCCAGGGCGAGCGCGCCGAGATGTTCGGCGTGTTCTCGCCCTACGAGCAGCAGGTGCTGCGCGACTGGATCCAGAGCACCCGCGACGCCGGCGCCAGCAGCCGCACCGGCCGCGTGCTCAGCCACCGCGCCCGCCAGCGCGCGCTCGACACCCTGAACCAGCACACCGGCCGCAGCGGCTATCCGGAACGCGGCCTGATCCGGCGCCGCTCGGCCAACGGCGAAGCCGGCGGCGACGGCGAGCTGCGCCGGCTGGAGCAGGACGTGGCCGACGCCGCCGGCAAGGGCGAGGCGATGACCATGCTGGCGCGCCGGATGTCGCCCTCGGTGCACCACACCGCGATCGGGCTGATGGCCACGCGCATGTATTCGCGGCTGCTGGACGCCTAG
- a CDS encoding amino acid permease, giving the protein MSLFRTKNLDTMVAETQKTGGLKKVLGPFDLILMGIGAIVGTGIFVLTGTGALTAGPALTVSFIVAAIACGFAAMCYAEFASTVPVAGSIYTYSYAVLGELVAWMIGWDLLLEYGLATSTVAVGWSGYFQSLLHGYGLEIPAALSAAPGAREGVHTVMNLPALCIMLLLTWMLSLGVRESARVNNIMVAIKMTVVVLFILFGFGHVNTDNWHPYAPFGASGIMSAAALVFFAFIGFDAVTSAAEEVKRPARDLPIGIIGSLAICTLLYVIVAAIMTGIVPFAQFKGIDHPVSLALQHAGENWLAKWTDLGAILGMTTVMLVMAYGQTRIIFAMSRDGLLPAKLSTVHPKYGTPYLATWMVGIVFGVIAAFVPLNVLAELVNIGTLAAFCLVSVAVIVLRNKRPDLKRAFRCPGVPVVPAIAVLFCLALMAFLSLVTWIAFGIWLALGLVVYFGYARSRSVLNKVPAKV; this is encoded by the coding sequence GTGAGTCTTTTCAGAACCAAGAATCTCGACACCATGGTTGCCGAGACACAGAAAACCGGCGGGCTGAAGAAGGTGCTGGGACCGTTCGACCTGATCCTGATGGGCATCGGGGCGATCGTCGGCACCGGCATCTTCGTGCTGACCGGCACCGGCGCGCTGACCGCCGGCCCGGCGCTGACCGTGTCCTTCATCGTCGCCGCCATCGCCTGCGGCTTCGCGGCCATGTGCTATGCCGAATTCGCCTCCACGGTGCCGGTGGCCGGCTCGATCTATACCTACAGCTATGCGGTGCTGGGCGAACTGGTGGCCTGGATGATCGGCTGGGACCTGCTGCTCGAATACGGCTTGGCGACCTCGACCGTGGCGGTCGGCTGGTCCGGCTATTTCCAGTCGCTGCTGCACGGCTACGGCCTGGAGATTCCCGCCGCCCTGAGCGCCGCGCCGGGCGCGCGCGAGGGCGTGCACACCGTCATGAACCTGCCGGCGCTGTGCATCATGCTGCTGCTGACCTGGATGCTGTCGCTGGGCGTGCGCGAATCGGCGCGCGTCAACAACATCATGGTGGCGATCAAGATGACGGTGGTGGTGCTGTTCATCCTGTTCGGCTTCGGCCACGTGAACACCGACAACTGGCACCCGTACGCGCCGTTCGGCGCCTCCGGCATCATGAGCGCCGCCGCGCTGGTGTTCTTCGCCTTCATCGGCTTCGACGCGGTGACCTCGGCCGCCGAGGAAGTCAAGCGCCCGGCGCGCGACCTGCCGATCGGCATCATCGGTTCGCTGGCGATCTGCACGCTGCTGTACGTGATCGTGGCCGCCATCATGACGGGCATCGTGCCGTTCGCGCAATTCAAGGGCATCGACCACCCGGTGTCGCTGGCCCTGCAGCATGCCGGCGAGAACTGGCTGGCCAAGTGGACCGACCTCGGCGCCATCCTCGGCATGACCACCGTGATGCTGGTGATGGCCTACGGCCAGACCCGCATCATCTTCGCCATGTCGCGCGACGGCCTGCTGCCGGCCAAGCTGTCGACCGTGCACCCGAAATACGGCACGCCCTACCTCGCCACCTGGATGGTCGGCATCGTGTTCGGCGTGATCGCCGCCTTCGTGCCACTGAACGTGCTGGCCGAACTGGTCAACATCGGCACCCTGGCCGCGTTCTGCCTGGTGTCGGTCGCCGTGATCGTGCTGCGCAACAAGCGCCCGGACCTGAAGCGCGCCTTCCGCTGCCCGGGCGTGCCGGTGGTGCCGGCGATCGCCGTGCTGTTCTGCCTGGCGCTGATGGCGTTCCTGAGCCTGGTGACCTGGATCGCCTTCGGCATCTGGCTGGCGCTGGGCCTGGTGGTGTACTTCGGTTATGCGCGCTCGCGTTCGGTGCTGAACAAGGTGCCGGCCAAGGTATAA
- a CDS encoding metallophosphoesterase, with translation MTKKNKSQRPIRNLVERVLNTFLRSGRLACFSYRLGAMGHARVTRHEVVLAPGQALPRPLKIAFASDFHAGPTTAPALFDELLALVEAERPDVLLLGGDYVVFDAANVAALDGFLAALRIPLRTYAVLGNHDVWNGRRTIVAALEAHGVAILDNLNHRLPAPFGMVSVCGIDDPWTGTPRPADAFAGAAPVRLFVTHAPDGLFLLDGQRYDVAFSGHTHGGQIATPGGRPLFRPSGPVSREHTYGRYDVEGNGPMFVSRGVGCSGIPLRVNADPELLVCTLRAV, from the coding sequence ATGACCAAGAAAAACAAGTCGCAACGCCCCATCCGCAACCTCGTCGAACGCGTCCTCAACACCTTCCTGCGCAGTGGCCGCCTGGCCTGTTTCAGCTACCGGCTGGGCGCGATGGGGCATGCCCGCGTCACCCGCCACGAGGTGGTGCTGGCGCCCGGCCAAGCGCTGCCGCGCCCGCTGAAGATCGCCTTCGCCTCGGACTTCCACGCCGGCCCGACCACCGCGCCGGCGCTGTTCGACGAATTGCTGGCGCTGGTCGAAGCCGAGCGCCCGGACGTGCTGCTGCTGGGCGGCGACTACGTGGTGTTCGACGCCGCCAACGTCGCCGCGCTGGACGGTTTTCTCGCTGCGCTGCGCATTCCGCTGCGCACCTATGCGGTGCTGGGCAACCACGATGTTTGGAACGGGCGCCGGACCATCGTGGCGGCGCTGGAGGCGCACGGCGTGGCGATCCTGGACAACCTGAACCACCGCCTGCCGGCGCCGTTCGGCATGGTCAGCGTGTGCGGCATCGACGACCCCTGGACCGGCACGCCGCGCCCGGCGGACGCCTTTGCCGGCGCCGCGCCGGTGCGGCTCTTCGTCACGCATGCGCCGGATGGCCTGTTCCTGCTCGACGGCCAGCGCTACGACGTCGCCTTTTCCGGCCATACCCACGGCGGCCAGATCGCCACGCCGGGCGGGCGTCCGCTGTTCCGTCCCAGCGGCCCGGTGTCGCGCGAACATACCTACGGCCGCTACGACGTGGAAGGCAATGGGCCGATGTTCGTCAGCCGCGGCGTCGGCTGCTCGGGTATTCCACTGCGCGTGAACGCCGATCCGGAATTGCTCGTCTGTACGCTGCGCGCGGTGTGA
- a CDS encoding LysE family translocator, with translation MLTLDQSLAFLAAAILLTLSPGPDNMLVLSLGMARGRLRGVAFGLGCALGCLSHTLLAVVGVSALIAASPLAFGALKVCGGLYLAWLGVGALRSRGGGAVSAARSTGMAESPRRLFLKGVFANAINPKVALFFLSFLPQFVAPARGDANLQTALLGLAFTAQAAVLFGLLGWFSGSVGAWLNRRPRAGMWLDRCAGVVFIALGLRLIVAR, from the coding sequence ATGCTCACCCTCGACCAGTCGCTCGCCTTTCTCGCCGCCGCCATCCTGCTGACCCTGTCGCCCGGCCCGGACAACATGCTGGTGCTCAGCCTCGGCATGGCCAGGGGCCGCTTGCGCGGCGTCGCCTTCGGCCTGGGCTGCGCGCTCGGCTGCCTCAGCCACACGCTGCTGGCCGTCGTCGGCGTCAGCGCCCTGATCGCCGCTTCGCCGCTGGCGTTCGGCGCGCTGAAGGTGTGCGGCGGGCTGTACCTGGCCTGGCTGGGCGTCGGCGCGCTGCGCAGCCGCGGCGGCGGCGCGGTCAGTGCGGCGCGCTCGACCGGCATGGCCGAATCGCCGCGCCGGCTGTTCCTCAAGGGCGTGTTCGCCAACGCCATCAATCCCAAGGTGGCGCTGTTCTTCCTTTCCTTTTTGCCGCAGTTCGTGGCGCCCGCGCGCGGCGACGCCAACCTGCAGACCGCGCTGCTGGGCCTGGCGTTCACGGCGCAGGCGGCGGTGCTGTTCGGCTTGCTGGGCTGGTTTTCCGGCAGCGTCGGCGCCTGGCTGAACCGCCGGCCCCGGGCCGGCATGTGGCTGGACCGCTGCGCCGGCGTGGTGTTCATCGCGCTCGGACTGCGGCTGATCGTGGCGCGCTGA
- a CDS encoding haloacid dehalogenase type II, whose product MTASSLARPDMLLFDVNQTMLDMGPVHAAIRAVLPGADSPKLWFATTLQYAASMTLAGRYAPLPEIGAAVLRMLAQGQGIDVSQAQAEAAMRSLTRLPAHADVQPALQRLKSAGLRLAALSISTRTGLRAQLDHAGIADCFDAQFSVQEFRLYKPHPDVYRRVAARMRVEAAGTMLVAAHGWDIGGAAWAGLRTAFVERAGQAPFALAPAPELVVGDLGELAQRLGA is encoded by the coding sequence ATGACCGCCTCCTCCCTCGCCCGCCCCGACATGCTGCTGTTCGACGTCAACCAGACCATGCTCGACATGGGCCCGGTGCATGCGGCCATCCGCGCCGTGCTGCCCGGCGCCGACAGCCCCAAGCTGTGGTTCGCCACCACCCTGCAATATGCCGCCTCGATGACCCTGGCCGGACGCTACGCGCCGCTGCCCGAGATCGGCGCCGCCGTGCTGCGCATGCTGGCCCAGGGCCAGGGCATCGACGTATCACAGGCCCAAGCCGAGGCGGCGATGCGTTCGCTGACGCGCCTGCCCGCCCACGCCGACGTGCAGCCCGCGCTGCAGCGCCTGAAAAGCGCCGGCCTGCGCCTGGCCGCGCTGTCGATCTCGACCCGCACCGGCCTGCGCGCCCAGCTCGACCATGCCGGCATCGCCGATTGCTTCGATGCCCAGTTCAGCGTGCAGGAGTTCAGGCTGTACAAGCCGCATCCCGACGTCTACCGCCGCGTCGCCGCGCGCATGCGCGTGGAGGCCGCCGGCACCATGCTGGTGGCGGCGCACGGCTGGGATATCGGCGGCGCCGCCTGGGCCGGCCTGCGCACCGCCTTCGTCGAGCGCGCCGGCCAGGCGCCGTTCGCCCTGGCGCCGGCGCCGGAACTGGTGGTCGGCGACCTGGGGGAACTAGCGCAGCGCCTGGGCGCCTGA
- a CDS encoding acyl-CoA dehydrogenase family protein, with product MHLAFPAAASADPADASAAAGTTGAFDPLAAAERLAERLAATAVERDRAGGHAAEERGWIRDSGLLALSVPAEFGGIGADWQTVYRAVRIVARADSALAHLLAFHHLQLAGIRLYGSAQQQRRLLTLTVEQRLFWGNALNPLDRRLVAVPTAGGYALSGVKNFASGSVGSDWLTVSAWDTLAGAALIGVLPTRQPGIEVVADWDAFGQRQTDSGNVRFADVLLPEDLVLQPATRAPSAQATLRSQVAQLVLVNLYLGIAEGALAAARRYLLEEARPWPAGGAEAAADDPFVQHRFGEFHLLVRPAQALADEAARALDAAFAQGGALSAAERGAVAVAVAEAKVLAHRAALGIGNQLFELTGARSTSARYGLDRFWRNARVHTLHDPVDYKLRDLGRFALDGRLPEPTPYS from the coding sequence ATGCACCTGGCTTTTCCCGCCGCCGCCTCCGCCGACCCGGCCGATGCGAGCGCTGCCGCCGGCACGACCGGCGCCTTCGACCCGCTGGCCGCCGCCGAACGCCTGGCGGAGCGCCTGGCGGCCACCGCCGTCGAGCGCGACCGCGCCGGCGGCCATGCGGCCGAGGAGCGCGGCTGGATCCGCGATTCCGGTTTGCTGGCCTTGTCGGTCCCGGCGGAATTCGGCGGGATCGGCGCCGACTGGCAGACCGTGTACCGCGCGGTGCGCATCGTGGCGCGCGCCGACAGCGCGCTGGCGCACCTGCTGGCCTTCCACCACCTGCAGCTGGCCGGCATCCGCCTGTACGGCAGCGCCCAGCAGCAGCGCCGCCTGCTGACGCTCACCGTCGAGCAGCGCCTGTTCTGGGGCAATGCCCTGAACCCGCTCGACCGGCGCCTGGTGGCGGTGCCGACCGCCGGCGGTTATGCGCTCAGCGGCGTCAAGAATTTCGCTTCCGGCTCGGTCGGTTCCGACTGGCTCACGGTGTCCGCCTGGGACACGCTGGCCGGCGCCGCGCTGATCGGCGTGCTGCCCACGCGCCAGCCCGGCATCGAGGTGGTGGCCGACTGGGACGCCTTCGGCCAGCGCCAGACCGACAGCGGCAACGTGCGCTTCGCGGACGTGCTGCTGCCGGAAGACCTGGTACTGCAGCCGGCCACGCGCGCGCCCAGTGCGCAGGCCACGCTGCGTTCGCAGGTCGCGCAGCTGGTGCTGGTCAACCTGTACCTGGGCATCGCCGAGGGCGCGTTGGCGGCGGCGCGGCGCTACCTGCTGGAAGAAGCGCGGCCGTGGCCGGCCGGCGGCGCCGAGGCCGCCGCCGACGATCCGTTCGTGCAGCACCGCTTCGGCGAATTCCACCTGCTGGTGCGGCCGGCGCAGGCGCTGGCCGACGAGGCGGCGCGGGCGCTGGACGCCGCCTTCGCGCAGGGCGGCGCATTGAGCGCGGCCGAACGCGGCGCGGTGGCGGTGGCGGTGGCCGAGGCCAAGGTGTTGGCGCACCGCGCCGCGCTCGGCATCGGCAACCAGCTGTTCGAGCTGACCGGCGCCCGGTCGACCTCGGCCAGGTACGGCCTGGACCGCTTCTGGCGCAACGCGCGCGTGCACACGCTGCACGACCCGGTCGACTACAAGCTGCGCGACCTGGGCCGCTTCGCGCTGGACGGCCGCCTGCCCGAGCCGACGCCCTATTCCTGA
- a CDS encoding ATP-binding cassette domain-containing protein, producing MDELSSGGAMEAPLIRLQRVAKAFAATGDDTAACQALRDVSLDVHRGDIFGIAGRSGAGKSTLLRMINLLETPDSGAVIVGGRDLTRLSRRDLRAARRGIGMVFQQYSAWSSSTTTCSRTSRWPRVRSTPTCSSTAST from the coding sequence ATGGACGAACTGTCTTCCGGCGGCGCCATGGAGGCGCCGCTGATCCGGCTGCAACGCGTGGCCAAGGCCTTCGCCGCCACAGGCGACGACACGGCGGCGTGCCAGGCGCTGCGCGACGTCTCGCTGGACGTGCACCGCGGCGACATTTTCGGCATCGCCGGCCGCAGCGGCGCCGGCAAGTCGACGCTGCTGCGCATGATCAACCTGCTGGAGACGCCCGACAGCGGCGCCGTCATCGTCGGCGGACGCGACCTGACGCGGCTGTCGCGGCGCGATCTGCGCGCGGCGCGGCGCGGCATCGGCATGGTCTTCCAGCAGTACAGCGCGTGGTCGAGTTCAACGACTACGTGCAGCCGAACTTCGCGCTGGCCGAGGGTTCGCTCGACGCCAACGTGTTCCAGCACAGCGTCTACCTGA
- a CDS encoding MetQ/NlpA family ABC transporter substrate-binding protein: MVEFNDYVQPNFALAEGSLDANVFQHSVYLNKFARDHKLALAELVTIPTAPIAIYSRRHRSLDEARAGTTVALPNDPTNQARALVMLAQLGWIALRPDADPVKASEKDIVRNPRGIKLLPLEAAQLPRALQDADYAFVNGNYALASGLKLADALRTETISRNYVNRVAVRSGDLNKPFARDIAAYRSRAFLAWTEQHNPGYAKTDYQLAMLAQKKP, translated from the coding sequence GTGGTCGAGTTCAACGACTACGTGCAGCCGAACTTCGCGCTGGCCGAGGGTTCGCTCGACGCCAACGTGTTCCAGCACAGCGTCTACCTGAACAAGTTCGCGCGCGACCACAAGCTGGCACTGGCGGAACTGGTGACCATCCCGACCGCGCCGATCGCCATCTACAGCCGCCGCCACCGCAGCCTGGACGAGGCGCGCGCCGGCACCACGGTAGCCCTGCCGAACGACCCCACCAACCAGGCGCGCGCGCTGGTGATGCTGGCGCAGCTCGGCTGGATCGCGCTGCGCCCGGACGCCGACCCGGTCAAGGCCTCCGAAAAGGACATCGTGCGCAACCCGCGCGGCATCAAGCTGCTGCCGCTGGAAGCCGCGCAGCTGCCGCGCGCGCTGCAGGACGCCGACTACGCCTTTGTCAACGGCAACTACGCGCTGGCCTCGGGACTGAAACTGGCCGACGCCCTGCGCACCGAGACCATCTCGCGCAACTACGTCAACCGGGTGGCGGTGCGCAGCGGCGATTTGAACAAGCCGTTCGCGCGCGACATCGCCGCCTACCGCTCGCGCGCCTTCCTGGCCTGGACCGAGCAGCACAATCCCGGCTACGCCAAGACCGATTACCAGTTGGCGATGCTGGCGCAAAAAAAGCCCTGA